A stretch of the Rosa rugosa chromosome 5, drRosRugo1.1, whole genome shotgun sequence genome encodes the following:
- the LOC133713028 gene encoding uncharacterized protein LOC133713028: MSYMILALIVSTRPKLEGTVADGEASNSESRLIWWFRDRLKKASGVFWERKRKGDLFIVRVGMRSVEFKVIETDYSEYCVVALDIEIFPIGFTKVATDKNSKAGSNV; the protein is encoded by the exons ATGAGCTATATGATACTTGCTTTAATAGTGAG TACCAGGCCAAAACTCGAAGGAACTGTTGCAGATGGAGAAGCCTCAAATTCAGAGAGTAGACTGATTTGGTGGTTTCGTGATAGATTGAAGAAGGCCTCGGGAGTTTTCTGGGAAAGAAAGAGGAAGGGTGATCTCTTCATTGTGAGAGTTGGAATGAGGAGTGTCGAGTTCAAGGTTATTGAGACTGATTATTCTGAGTATTGTGTTGTAGCTCTAGACATTGAAATATTTCCAATAGGGTTTACTAAAGTGGCTACAGATAAGAATTCTAAAGCTGGATCAAATGTCTAG